Genomic DNA from Streptomyces venezuelae:
CGCACGCATCGGGCCCTCATGGGCGCTTTCCTCGACATCGCGCTGGACGAGGGGTACGTCGACGTCACCGAGGACGGTGCGGCCGTGGCGCTGTGGTGGTCCGTGCCGGCGGGTCCGCACGGGGGCGGGGGCGACGGTGGTGCGACCGAGGCGGAGACGGAGGACGGGCCCGCACTGTTGCGTCGGGCCGTCGATCCGGGCAACGAAAGGGTCGAGGTGATCGGCCGGCTGACCGAGGCGATCCATCCGGCCGACCGCGCCCACGAATACCTGCACCTCATAGCCGTGCACCCCGACCGCCAGGGCGAAGGACTCGGCACGGCACTCGTCACCGCGGTGCTCGACCGGTGCGACCGCGACGGTCTGCACGCCTATCTGGAGGCCAGCAACGCGCGCAGCCGTGACCTGTACGCGCGCCTCGGCTTCGCCTTCATGGGGACGACGCTCGACCTGCCGGACGGGCCGCCCATGTGGCCGATGTGGCGTGAGCCGCGGGCCTGAGGAAGCGCTGGTCGCAGGGCTGCCACAGCCGCCCGGACCGGAATAACCTGGATGCATGGGCAGCGAAGGGCCACGTCCCGGCCCGGCCCCGCAGGACGCGCCGGTCTGCGGGGCATGCGGAGGGCCGGTGGGTACGGCGATCAGGCGGCGCAAGGTGCTCGGGGTGTTCGTCCCCGTGTGGGGTCCCGGGCCGTGCCGGAACGCGGAGTGCGCGGCGTGTGTCGTCGAGACGGACGAGAAGCCGGGGGCGGGCGCGCGGCGTTCACGCTCACGGCACGGCAGGCGGCACGCTCCGCCCGGTGACGGGAGTTAGCGGAGCCTGCGAGTAGGGTCCCCGGTGCGGTTACGCGGCCGTCCGGGAGGGACCCCTGATGAAGGTGCGGTTATGTGTACTCGCCCTGGTGTGCGTGGTGTCGACGGGGTGTGGAGCCGCGTCGGGCCCGGAGCGGGACGACATCGCGCCGCCCGGTTACGCGAGGGAGCCCGGCGTACCACGCGTGCAGAGCGAAGCCGACATCCCCGAACTGCCGCTCGCGCGATACGAGCTCAGCGGCGCGGACAGCAAGCGCCTGGACAGGGCGCGCAATGTGCTGCAGCGGCAGTGCATGCGGGACTTCGGGTTCGATGACTTCCCGCTCGACCCCGACACGTGGGTCCAGATGTCGTCCTCCTTCGAGTCGACGGCGATCGCTGTGACCCCGTACGGGACGCTCGACCTCGAGCGGGCCCGCCGCTGGGGCTACGGCTTCGACCCCGACCGTGCCGAGGAGCAGAGAGCGGAGTTCCTGCCCAAGGGACGGAAGGTGACAGAGCGGGAGCGCCGGGTGCTGGACGGACCCGAGGCGGGAGAGAGCGGCGGCTCGGCCGTGAACGGGCGGAAGGTCCCGAAGGGCGGCTGCTCTGAGGAGGCGGAGCGGCGCATCGGGGCGGCGAAGGCCGCCCCGGCGCCCGGCGTGGAGTACGTTTTCCGGCGCACGGCGGAGATCGACAAGGCCGTCGCGGCGGACGGGCGGGTCCGGCGGGCGTTCCGTGACTGGTCGCGCTGTGTCGAGGACAGGGGTTTCAAGCGGTACGCGAGCCCTGCGCGGGCGTTCACGGACAAGGCGTGGCGCAAAGGGCTCGGCGACGGCAGCACGCACCGTACGGAGCGTGAGCTGGGTACGGCCGTCGCCGACGTCGAGTGCAACCGCGGGCTGAACGTCACGGGGGTGTGGTGGGCGGTGACCGCCGAGAAGCAGCGGGCCGAACTGCGGCGCAACAGGTCCCGCTACGAAGCCGTGCGCAAGGACCAGGACCGGGTGCGGGCAGCGGTCCGCGAGGTGCTCGGCGAAGCGGGATGATGGGCGCATGAGTGAACTCAAGGGGATCGGCGGGCAGGAGCCGACGCCGGTGGTGGCTTCCGGTGCGGTTTCGGGTGAGACGTCCGTGGTTTTGGGTGTGACGTCCGAGGGTGTTCCGAAAGCTGCTTCGAAGGCTGCTTCGGGGCCCGTGCCCGGTGCCGTCGACGTCCGTGCGCTGACCGCCCTCGCCGAGACGCACCACGACCGCGCCGTAAGGCCGTTGGGCACGCGTGAGATCGCCGGGCACCTCGTGAAGGTGTACGCGATCGAGGCGCCGGGCCGGGTCGTCGCGGAACGGGAGGAGGCGGCGGCGCTCCGCGTCGCAGGGCCGCATCTGGAGCTGGGCAGGGCCCGTGGCTCGCTCGGTCTCGCCGTGCTGATCCTGCACGCGGGTGGCGACGGGGACTACGTCCTCGTGCAGACCTGGGTCGAGGCGTCGATGTCGGACCTCGCGGTGTTCCTCGGTCCCGCGGGCAGGCCGGACGAGTTGCGGCCCGGGAGGGTCGGTCTGGCGCCGTGCGTGTGGGAGGCGGCGGTGCTCGCGCACGAGCGGGACGCCTACGTGCGGAATGTGCTGGACGGGACGGGGCCGGTGGCGGAGCGGCTTGCGGCGTGGGGCGCGGACGTCACGGCAGGGCACCTGCGCTGAGGGTGTGGAGGGAGGCGGCAGGGGGCTCCCGGGGGCGTGATAGACACGGGGCATGACGAGCCGCGGCCGGGCGTTCGACGCCGTACTGACTGACCTCGACGGCGTGATCCGCTTCTACGAGATGGCGGAGCTGGAGGAGTTGGAGCGTTCGGCCGGTCTGCCCGCGGGCAGCACCGCCGAGATCGCCTTCCGGCCCGAGACCGACATGCCGCTGATGCGGGGCGAGATCACCAGGGAGCGGTGGATCGAGTCGATCGCCGACGGGCTCGCCGACCGGGTGCCGTGGGCGCGCGGGCACGAGCTCGGGACGGCGCTCGCCGAGACCAAGTTCCGGGCCGACGACGCCGTGGTGGGGCTGTTGCGGCGCGCGCGTGCGGCGGGGCTGCGCGTCCTGCTCGTGACGAACGCGACGCCGTGGCTCGCCGACGACCTCGCCCTGCTCGGTCTCACCGGTCCCGACGGCTGTCTCGACGACGTGATCAGCAGCGCCGACCTCGGCATCGCCAAGCCGGACCGGCGCATCTACGAGACGGCCGCCGAGCGCGCCGGGGTCGCCCCCGCCCGCTGCCTCTTCGTGGACGACCGGCAGGAGAACGTGGACGCCGCCGTCGCGCTGGGCATGACCGGTCTGTTGTACGGCGAACCGGCGGACCTGCGCGCGGCGTTGGCCCCGCTGGTCTGACCGCGGCGGCCCGCGTGGCGGGTCAGGACGCGGGCTCTCAGCAGGAGTCCTCCAGGTAGGTGCGGGCGAGGGCCGCGGCGCCGGTGAGCCAGTCGGTGATCACCGCGAGCTCGTCCGCCGAGTACCGCGCGCAGAGGTCGGTGAGCAGCTTCGCGTACGGGCCGTAGACGGCCTGTACCCGCTCCGCGGCGGCCGGGACCGGGGTGACGTGCACCCGGCGCCGGTCGGTGGGGTCGGGTCTGCGCTCCACGAACCCGCCGCGCTCCAGACGGTTCAGGATGCCGGTGACGGCGCCCGTCGTGACGTGGGCGCGGGCGGCCAGGTCGCCGGCGGTGACCGGGGCGTCCGACTCCAGGACGTGCGCGAAGCAGACCAGGTCCTTGACGCTCAGGTCCAGGTTGCGGGCGAGTTCCTGGCGTCCGACGAGGTTCGTGGCGACGAGGTCGTCCAGCGCGCCGATGGCGTCGGCGGCGGTGGCGGCGGGACGTGGCGCCCCCTGTTCCTCCCGCTCTCCATGCCCGCTCAGCTCTCCCTGCATTGAACTCCCTTACTGTCTAAGATAAATTCCTCACCCGCTAAGACATCTTACGGCGTGCGTGTGCGGGCGTGTACAAGAAGGAGGCAGGGACGTGAGTGGACTCCACGACGAGGGCCACACGGTCGCGGGGTGGACGGGCTCCCTCATCGCGATGCTCGGGACCGTGTCGGCAGGTGTGGGCGTCGTCGGCTGGCGCCCGGGGATCTGGCTGGGGGTCGGTCTCCTGGTGGTGGCGGTGCTGGCCACCTGGATCCTGCATCTGGCGGGCTGGGGCAAGCCGCCGATACCGCGCGGCCTCGACCAGCGGGGTTTCTCGGCGCGGGACTTGACCGCGCGTGCCGGGCACGCGAACTGCGTCGGGTGCCGGCTGGCAGGCCGGTCGGTCAGGGGCGCGGAGGCGTCCTGACCGCACGGAGCACGACTATCCTCCGCGCACCGCGTCCAGTGCCGGTGCGATGACGGCGAAGACCCGGTCCGTCAGCGCGGCCGGGTCCTCCGCGCCGTCCCCGGCGCTCCATCTCTGCAGAACGGCCCCGAAGGCGGACAGGGCGATACGGGCCGCCAGTTGCGGATAGAGGTCCGTCCGCGGGTCGAGGCCGAGACGGTGGGCGAGTTCCTCGGCCAGTTCGCCGCCCCACTGTGCCTGGCGCTCCAGGAAACGGGCGTGCAGGGCGGGGCTCTCGAGGATCAACTGGGTGACGCGCAGGGCCTGTTGCCCCGGCCCCGCGCAGGCGTTCACGGAGACCCAGACGGTGTGGCGCAGCGCGACCGACGGCGGTTCGCCGACCGGGCGGGACGCCAGCTCCGTCCGCATGTCGGTGCCCACGTCGGCGAGCAGGTGGATCACCACGTCCTCCTTGGACGCGAAGTACCGGAAAAAGGTCCGCTTGGAAACCCCCGCGACGGCCGCGATCTCGTCGGCCGTCACCGCGTCGAACCCCCTGCGGGCCAGCAGTCGCAGCGCGGCCGACGTCAGCTCGTCCGAGACGAGTTGGCGCTTGCGTTGGGCCAGGCTCACTTCCGGGTGGGTACTCACTGCCTCAGTGTACATTTCGTGCCCTGAACGTCATCAAGAGTAGCGACAGGCATTGAGGGAACGCCTTGACACCGAGTGCCATGTAGGGCAGCTTGTGTCGTATGAGTAATCAGCGTGGCTGGACCGCCGAGCAGATCCCTGACCAGAGCAACCGAGTCGTCGTCGTCACCGGGGCCAACAGCGGCATCGGGCTCGCGACCACCCGGGCCTTGGCGCGCAAGGGCGCGCACGTGATCCTCGCCGTGCGCGACGAGGCGAAGGGCCGGGCCGCGGTCGACCGGCTCACCACCGAGATCCCGGGCGCCCGACTGGAGGTGCGGCGGATCGACCTGGCCGACCTGGACTCCGTCCGCGCCTTCTCCGACAAGCTGCACGCGGACCACGCGCGCCTCGACGTGCTCGTGAACAACGCCGGCCTGATGGCGCCGCCGAAGCGTCTCCTCAGCCCTCAGGGCCACGAGGTGCAGTTCGCCGCCAACCACCTCGGCCACTTCGCGCTCACCGGGCTGCTGCTCGACCTCCTGGAGGCCGGGGACGACCCCCGCGTGGTGACCGTGAGCTCGCCCAACCACCGCCAGGCCGACCTCTTCTTCGACGACATCAACGGCGAGCGCAAGTATTCGCCGATGGGCCATTACAACCAGTCGAAGCTCGCGAACGCCGTCTTCGGCTGGCAGCTCCACCAGAAGCTGACCGCGGCGGGCAGCCGCGTGCGCAGCCTGCTGGCCCACCCCGGCTACACCTCGACCAACCTCCAGACGAGTTCACCCGCGGGCATGGTGAAGTTCCTGTTCGGACGGCTGCTGCTGCCTCTCGCCCAGACCCCGGACCAGGGTGCGCTGCCGACGCTGTTCGCGGCGACGGACCCGAGCGTGACGGGCGGCCGGTTCATCGGCCCCGACGGCATGGCCGAACTGCGCGGCGCGCCCAAGACGGTGGAGCTCGCGCCCCGCGCCGCGGACGCGGAGAGCGGCCGCAAGCTGTGGGACCTGTCGGAGGAACTCACCTCCGTGCGCTTCACGTTCCGCGCGGCGGCCTGACCGCGAAGGGGACGTGGGGATGACCGCGAAGACCGCCGGGAGCAGTGCCTGGATCCGCCGGTACCGGCCGGCCGACGAGGCGCGCGCCAGGCTGCTGTGCCTGCCGCACGCCGGCGGCTCCGCTTCGTTCTACCTTCCGTTCGCCCGCGCGTTCGGGCCCGACATCGACGTACTGACCGTGCAGTACCCGGGGCGGCAGGACCGCTGGCACGAGCCGTGCGTGGACTCCGTGACGGGCCTCGCCGACGCGCTGGTCGACGAGGTGCTGCCGTGGGCCGACCGGCCGCTCGCGCTCTTCGGGCACAGCATGGGTGCGATGGTCGGTTACGAACTGGCCGTACGCCTGGAGCGCGCGGGGTCGCCGCCGCTGGCCGTGTTCGCCTCCGGGCGGCGCGCGCCGTCCCGGCTGCGCGCCGACCCGTCGCCCGTCCACCTGCGCGACGACCGCGGCCTGATCGACGAACTGCGGTCGCTCAGCGGCACCGACGCCCGGGTCTTCG
This window encodes:
- a CDS encoding GNAT family N-acetyltransferase, which gives rise to MGVAIRRAGAADREDVIRLLDAALVHDPVSSWVFPDEGHRLRTHRALMGAFLDIALDEGYVDVTEDGAAVALWWSVPAGPHGGGGDGGATEAETEDGPALLRRAVDPGNERVEVIGRLTEAIHPADRAHEYLHLIAVHPDRQGEGLGTALVTAVLDRCDRDGLHAYLEASNARSRDLYARLGFAFMGTTLDLPDGPPMWPMWREPRA
- a CDS encoding MarR family winged helix-turn-helix transcriptional regulator, translating into MQGELSGHGEREEQGAPRPAATAADAIGALDDLVATNLVGRQELARNLDLSVKDLVCFAHVLESDAPVTAGDLAARAHVTTGAVTGILNRLERGGFVERRPDPTDRRRVHVTPVPAAAERVQAVYGPYAKLLTDLCARYSADELAVITDWLTGAAALARTYLEDSC
- a CDS encoding thioesterase II family protein, whose amino-acid sequence is MTAKTAGSSAWIRRYRPADEARARLLCLPHAGGSASFYLPFARAFGPDIDVLTVQYPGRQDRWHEPCVDSVTGLADALVDEVLPWADRPLALFGHSMGAMVGYELAVRLERAGSPPLAVFASGRRAPSRLRADPSPVHLRDDRGLIDELRSLSGTDARVFEDEELLRRALPAIRSDYKAAETYRYVPSPRLSAPVHVIVGADDGRVTPDEARAWADHTDGGFEMETRQGGHFYLTEQMSSVAESVSSRILARLLP
- a CDS encoding HAD-IA family hydrolase, which produces MTSRGRAFDAVLTDLDGVIRFYEMAELEELERSAGLPAGSTAEIAFRPETDMPLMRGEITRERWIESIADGLADRVPWARGHELGTALAETKFRADDAVVGLLRRARAAGLRVLLVTNATPWLADDLALLGLTGPDGCLDDVISSADLGIAKPDRRIYETAAERAGVAPARCLFVDDRQENVDAAVALGMTGLLYGEPADLRAALAPLV
- a CDS encoding TetR family transcriptional regulator, translated to MYTEAVSTHPEVSLAQRKRQLVSDELTSAALRLLARRGFDAVTADEIAAVAGVSKRTFFRYFASKEDVVIHLLADVGTDMRTELASRPVGEPPSVALRHTVWVSVNACAGPGQQALRVTQLILESPALHARFLERQAQWGGELAEELAHRLGLDPRTDLYPQLAARIALSAFGAVLQRWSAGDGAEDPAALTDRVFAVIAPALDAVRGG
- a CDS encoding HGxxPAAW family protein, coding for MSGLHDEGHTVAGWTGSLIAMLGTVSAGVGVVGWRPGIWLGVGLLVVAVLATWILHLAGWGKPPIPRGLDQRGFSARDLTARAGHANCVGCRLAGRSVRGAEAS
- a CDS encoding oxidoreductase gives rise to the protein MSNQRGWTAEQIPDQSNRVVVVTGANSGIGLATTRALARKGAHVILAVRDEAKGRAAVDRLTTEIPGARLEVRRIDLADLDSVRAFSDKLHADHARLDVLVNNAGLMAPPKRLLSPQGHEVQFAANHLGHFALTGLLLDLLEAGDDPRVVTVSSPNHRQADLFFDDINGERKYSPMGHYNQSKLANAVFGWQLHQKLTAAGSRVRSLLAHPGYTSTNLQTSSPAGMVKFLFGRLLLPLAQTPDQGALPTLFAATDPSVTGGRFIGPDGMAELRGAPKTVELAPRAADAESGRKLWDLSEELTSVRFTFRAAA